The DNA segment AGGTGAACCCCAGGTCGGAGGTGCGGGCCAGCGCGCGCTTGAGGACGTAGCGGGGGTCGGCGAAGGACGGGGAGCCGTCCGGCATCAGGATGTCGCAGAACATCCGGGCGGTGCCGGGGGCCTCCGCGCGCCAGGGCAGGACCTGGAACGTGGACGGGTCCGGCTTGGCGATCATGTCGGACTCGTAGACGCGGGCGAAGCCCTCGATGGCCGAGCCGTCGAAGCCGATGCCCTCGTCGAACGCCTGCTCAAGCTCCGCGGGGGCCACGGCGACGGACTTGAGGAAGCCCAGCACGTCCGTGAACCACAGGCGTACGAACCGGATGTCGCGCTCCTCCAAGGTCCGGAGCACGAACTCCTGCTGCTTGTCCATCTTCCGCTTCCCCATCCTTGCTGGTCAGGCCGCCTGTCCGTGGTGCGACGGGAGGCGGTCGGCACCTGAGCATCCCACCACATCGGCGTTTCGCGCGCGTTGCGGACCTTGATCGGCCGGAGGTCTCCGGGCTGAACGTTCCGCCTGCTCGGGACATACCGTCCTGCCGACCATCTTGCATGTTCATCGGGCCGTACGTCATGGCCGCATCCGCCGGGGCCCACGGCTGCGAATCATCCGGTTGTCGCACATCGCTCCCGCGCGTCCCTCCCGCGCCATTACGATCAGCGGACCCCGAGACCGCTCCGCGGAAGGACACGCCCCATGGGTACCGACCAGCACAGCCCCGCCTCCGCGCGCGCCGCGCGCATGGAGGAGATGCGGCGCGCCGAGCGGGCCCGCGCCCGTCGCAACCGGGTGCTGGTGATCGCCGCGAGCGTGGTGGCCGTCGCCGGGCTGGTGGTGGGCGGGGTGGCGCTGGTGCACTCCCAGTCGGACTCGGACAGCGGGAAGGACACGGCCGCCGACGCCAAGGGCGGCTCCGGGCACTTCACGACCGGCGCGGACGGGGTGCGCACCTGGTCCGGCAAGCTGTCGCGCACCCACGTCAGCACCAAGGTGACGTACCCGATGCACCCGCCGGTCGGCGGGAACCACAACCCGGTGTGGCTCGACTGCAACGGGGACGTCTACAAGGAGCCGGTGCGGGACGAGAACGCGGTGCACGCGCTGGAGCACGGCGCGGTCTGGGTGACGTACACCGACAAGGCCGAAAAGGCGGACGTGGACGCGCTCGCGGCCAAGGTGAAGCGGACGCCGTACTCGCTGATGAGCCCGTACAAGGACCAGGACGCGCCGCTGATCCTGTCGGCGTGGGGGCATCAGGTGAGCGTGAAGAGCGCGTCCGACCCCGAGGTGGACAAGTTCTTCGCCGCCTATGTGCAGGGCAAGCAGACCCCGGAGCCGGGCGCCTCCTGCACCGGCGGGGTCATGAAGTGAGGCGCGGGTACGTCGGGTTGGCGGCCGGGGCAGCCGTGCTGGCCGTCGTCGCGGCGGGGGCAGGGGGGTACGCGGCCGGCGGGGAGCGTGATTCCGCTTCCGTACAGGTGCCGGGGGCGGAGTCCGCGGACGCCGGGTTCGCGCGGGACATGGCCGTGCACCATCAGCAGGCCGTGGAGATGTCGTATCTGGTGCGCGACCGCACCGGTGACGAGGAGGTGCGGCGGCTCGCGTACGACATCGCGCAGACCCAGGCCAACCAGCGCGGGATGCTGCTGGGCTGGCTGGATCTGTGGGGGCTGCCGAAGGTGTCCGCCGAGCCGCCGATGACCTGGATGGGCATGGGTGACATGCCGCCGGGGCAGGACGGCGCGCTGATGCCGGGCATGGCGACCAACTCCGAGCTGCGCGAGCTGGGTTCGCTGAAGGGGCGCGCGGCGGAGGTGTTCTACCTCCAGCTCATGACGGAGCACCACAAGGGCGGGGTGCACATGGCCGAGGGGTGTGTGGCCCGGTGTACCGCGGGGCCGGAACAGCGGCTCGCGCGCGGGATGGTGGACGCCCAGCGGTCCGAGATCCGGCTGATGGCGGACATGCTCAAGAAGCGGGGCGCACCCGCCCGTTCGTGACGGCTCCCGATTAAGTCCGCTCTTTTCATGGTTACTTGAGCTTCTCTTGACCTTTTGCTTCCCCTGACATGAACGGTTCATCGGCCAGAGTGGCCCCCATCGTGTGATCTCCACGCCGGTCGACACCGCCGCTTCACCGGCGCGCATCCGCGACGTACCGACCACGACATGCATGCGCAACGCATCGCAGGGGGTTCTATGAGATCCAACCGCGCCAAGACGCGCGCCGGTGTGAGCATGGCGGCGACGCTGCCGATGATCGCCGGGGCGCTGGCGCTCGGCATACCCGCGGCCCACGCGGACGGCCCGGCGCGCAACACGCTGACCGGCACCCGGCCGCTGTGGGCCACGGCGAAGGCGGACAAGGGCGCCGCCGCCGACAGCGCCCGCGTCGACGCCCACGTCTACCTGGCCGGGCGGGACGCGGCCGGACTGGCGGCCTACGCCAAGGCCGTCTCCGACCCGGCGTCGCCGCTGTACGGCAAGCACCTCAGTGCCAAGGAGGCGCAGGCCCGCTTCGGGGCCACCAAGGCCCAGGTGAGCGCCGTCAAGTCCTGGCTGAAGTCGGCCGGTCTGACGGTCACCGGGGTCACCGCGCACTACGTCTCCGTCTCCGGTGACGTGGCCGCCGCCGAGAAGGCGTTCGGCACCCAGCTGCACAACTACGCCAAGGGCGCCCGGACTTACCGCGCCCCGGCGAAGACCGCGTCCGCACCCGCGTCCCTCAAGGGCGCCGTGCTCACCGTGACCGGCCTGGACAACGCGCCGCACAAGGCCAAGCACGATAGCCAACTTCCGCCTCCGGAAGCGGTGTTCAAGAACGCCGGCCCGTTCTCGAGCTACTTCGGCTCGAACGTCGCGAGCAGCCTGCCGGACGCGTACGGCCACAAGATCCCGTACGCGGTCAAGGGTTACACCGGCAAGCAGCTCCGCGCGGCCTACGGCGCGGGCAAGTACACCGGCAAGCACGTGCGCGTCGCCATCACGGACGCGTACGCCTCGCCGACCATCGCCTTCGACGCCGGCTCCTACGCCAAGAAGCACGGCGACGCGGCGTGGAAGACCGGCCAGCTGCACCAGGTGCTGCCGAAGAAGTACACGCACACCGGGGCCGACGAGTGCGGGGCGGCCGGCTGGTACGGCGAGGAGACCCTCGACGTCGAGGCCGTGCACGCGGTCGCGCCGAACGCGGACGTCACCTACGTGGGCGCCGCGTCCTGCCTCGACGACGACCTGCTGGACTCGCTCAGCAAGGTCGTCGACAACCACCTGGCCGACATCGTCTCCAACTCCTGGGGCGACATCGAGGCCAACCAGACGCCGGACCTGGCCGCCGCGTACGACCAGGTGTTCCAGTTCGGCGCGGTGGAGGGCATCGGCTTCTACTTCTCCTCCGGCGACAACGGTGACGAGGTGGCCAACACCGCCACGGACACCAAGCCGGGCGTGAAGCAGGTCGACACCCCCGCCAACTCGGCCTGGGTGACGGCGGTCGGCGGTACCTCGCTGGCGGTCGGCAAGGGCGAGAAGTACCAGTGGGAGACCGGCTGGGGCACCGAGAAGGCGACCCTGTCGGCCGACGGCAAGAGCTGGGCCGGCTTCCCCGGCGCCTTCACCTCGGGCGCGGGCGGTGGCACCAGCAGGACCGTGCCGCAGCCGTACTACCAGCAGGGCATCGTCCCGAAGAAGCTGGCCACGGCCAACAACAAGGCCGGCAACCGCGTCGTCCCGGACATCGCGGCCATCGCCGACCCGAACACCGGCTTCCTGGTCGGCCAGACCCAGACCTTCGCGGACGGGACCCTGCGCTACAGCGAGTACCGCATCGGCGGCACCTCGCTGGCCGCGCCGGTGATCGCGGCCGTGCAGGCGCTGGCGCAGGAGGCGCGCGGCGGCAAGGCGATCGGCTTCGCCAACCCGTCGATCTACCAGCGGTACGGCAAGGCGGGCGTCTTCCACGACGTCACCGACAACCCGACCGGCTCCGGCCTGGCGGTGGCCCGTACCGACTTCGTGAACGGTACGGACGCCTCCGGCGGCCTGGCCGTCTCGGTCCGCAGCCTCGGCAAGGACAGCTCGCTGCACGCGGTCAAGGGCTACGACGACGTGACCGGCGTGGGCTCGCCCGCGAACGGCTACGTGCAGTCGTACAAGGGTCACTGATCCGCGGTAACCGGTGACGGGGGCGTGGGGTGTCGGACACCTCACGCCCCCCATCGCGTCGGAGTGACGATTACACTGGCGGGGTGCCTCAACTTCGTCTCGCCCTGAATCAGATCGATGCCCGGGTCGGCGACATCGCCGGCAACACCGAGTCCGTGGTCCGGCGGGCCCGCCGGTCGGCCGAGGCGGGAGCGCAGCTGGTCGCGTTCCCGGAGATGGTGCTGACCGGGTATCCCGTGGAGGACCTCGCCCTGCGCTCGTCCTTCGTCGAAGCCTCCCGCGCCGCCGTGCGCACGCTGGCCGCCAGGCTGGCCGAGGAGGGGGCCGGCGAGGTGCCGGTGGTGGTCGGGTACCTCGACCGCTCGGCGACCGCGCAGCCGAAGTACGGCCAGCCGGCCGGTGCCCCGCAGAACGCGGCGGCCGTGCTGTACCGGGGCGAGGTGGTCCTCACCTTCGCCAAGCACCACCTGCCGAACTACGGCGTCTTCGACGAGTTCCGCTACTTCGTGCCCGGCGACACCATGCCGGTGATCCGGGTGCGCGGGGTCGACGTCGCGCTCGCCATCTGCGAGGACCTCTGGCAGGACGGCGGCCGTGTCCCCGCCGCCCGTTCGGCCCACGCGGGCCTGCTGCTCTCGGTGAACGCCTCGCCGTACGAGCGGGACAAGGACGACACCCGCCTTGAGCTGGTCCGCAAGCGGGCCGAGGAGGCGGGCTGCACCACCGCCTACCTCGCCATGACCGGCGGCCAGGACGAGCTGGTCTTCGACGGCGACTCCATCGTGGTCGGCGCGGACGGCGAGGTGATCGCGCGGGCACCGCAGTTCGAGGAGACCTGCCTGCTGCTGGACCTGGACCTGCCCGCCGCCGACCCGGACGCGCCGACGGGTGTCGTGGACGACGGTCTGCGCATCGACCGCGTGATCCTCTCCCCCGACCCCGTGCCGTCGTACGAGCCGGAGCACCCCGGCGGCTGCGCGGAGCGCCTCGACGACGACGCGGAGATGTACGGCGCGCTGGTGACGGGCCTGCGGGCGTACGTCACCAAGAACGGCTTCCGCTCCGTGCTGATCGGGCTGTCCGGCGGCATCGACTCGGCGCTGGTGGCCGCGATCGCGTGCGACGCGGTGGGCGCGGAGAACGTGTACGGGATCTCGATGCCGTCCAAGTACTCCTCGGAGCACTCCCGGAGCGACGCGGCCGAACTGGCCCGGCGTACGGGGCTGAACTTCCGTACGGTGTCGATCGAGCCGATGTTCGACGCGTACATGGGCGCGCTGGACCTGAGCGGGCTCGCGGAGGAGAACCTGCAGTCCCGGCTGCGCGGCACGCTGCTGATGGCGGTGTCCAACCAGGAGGGCCAGCTCGTGCTGGCACCGGGCAACAAGTCCGAGCTGGCGGTGGGGTATTCGACCCTGTACGGCGACTCGGTGGGCGCGTACGGCCCGATCAAGGACGTCTACAAGTCCTCGGTGTTCCGGCTCGCCCACTACCGCAACCGGGCTGCCGAGGAGCGCGGTGAGACCCCGCCGATCCCGGAGAACTCCATCAGCAAGCCCCCCAGCGCCGAGCTGCGCCCCGGCCAGGTCGACACCGACTCCCTCCCGGACTACCCCGTCCTCGACGCGGTCCTCGACCGCTACGTCGACCACGACCAGGGCGCCGACGCGATCGTCGCGGCGGGCTTCGCCCCCGACCTCGTCGTCAGAATCCTCCGCATGGTCGACACGGCGGAGTACAAGCGGCGGCAGTATCCGCCGGGCACGAAGATCTCGCCGAAGGGGTTCGGGAAGGACCGTCGGTTGCCGATCACGAACGGGTGGCGGGAGCGGGCCTAGCCGCGGGGGCGGGTGCGCAGGGCTGTGTCCAGCAGGCGGGTCAGTTCGCCGACCCGTCCGCCGCCGTCGGGGGCGGACGGGTAGCGGTTCAGCACGTCGAGGACGCCGGGGGCCGCCCGCCGCGCCGTCCGCT comes from the Streptomyces seoulensis genome and includes:
- a CDS encoding DUF3105 domain-containing protein, whose translation is MGTDQHSPASARAARMEEMRRAERARARRNRVLVIAASVVAVAGLVVGGVALVHSQSDSDSGKDTAADAKGGSGHFTTGADGVRTWSGKLSRTHVSTKVTYPMHPPVGGNHNPVWLDCNGDVYKEPVRDENAVHALEHGAVWVTYTDKAEKADVDALAAKVKRTPYSLMSPYKDQDAPLILSAWGHQVSVKSASDPEVDKFFAAYVQGKQTPEPGASCTGGVMK
- a CDS encoding DUF305 domain-containing protein codes for the protein MRRGYVGLAAGAAVLAVVAAGAGGYAAGGERDSASVQVPGAESADAGFARDMAVHHQQAVEMSYLVRDRTGDEEVRRLAYDIAQTQANQRGMLLGWLDLWGLPKVSAEPPMTWMGMGDMPPGQDGALMPGMATNSELRELGSLKGRAAEVFYLQLMTEHHKGGVHMAEGCVARCTAGPEQRLARGMVDAQRSEIRLMADMLKKRGAPARS
- a CDS encoding S53 family peptidase, whose product is MRSNRAKTRAGVSMAATLPMIAGALALGIPAAHADGPARNTLTGTRPLWATAKADKGAAADSARVDAHVYLAGRDAAGLAAYAKAVSDPASPLYGKHLSAKEAQARFGATKAQVSAVKSWLKSAGLTVTGVTAHYVSVSGDVAAAEKAFGTQLHNYAKGARTYRAPAKTASAPASLKGAVLTVTGLDNAPHKAKHDSQLPPPEAVFKNAGPFSSYFGSNVASSLPDAYGHKIPYAVKGYTGKQLRAAYGAGKYTGKHVRVAITDAYASPTIAFDAGSYAKKHGDAAWKTGQLHQVLPKKYTHTGADECGAAGWYGEETLDVEAVHAVAPNADVTYVGAASCLDDDLLDSLSKVVDNHLADIVSNSWGDIEANQTPDLAAAYDQVFQFGAVEGIGFYFSSGDNGDEVANTATDTKPGVKQVDTPANSAWVTAVGGTSLAVGKGEKYQWETGWGTEKATLSADGKSWAGFPGAFTSGAGGGTSRTVPQPYYQQGIVPKKLATANNKAGNRVVPDIAAIADPNTGFLVGQTQTFADGTLRYSEYRIGGTSLAAPVIAAVQALAQEARGGKAIGFANPSIYQRYGKAGVFHDVTDNPTGSGLAVARTDFVNGTDASGGLAVSVRSLGKDSSLHAVKGYDDVTGVGSPANGYVQSYKGH
- a CDS encoding NAD+ synthase, giving the protein MPQLRLALNQIDARVGDIAGNTESVVRRARRSAEAGAQLVAFPEMVLTGYPVEDLALRSSFVEASRAAVRTLAARLAEEGAGEVPVVVGYLDRSATAQPKYGQPAGAPQNAAAVLYRGEVVLTFAKHHLPNYGVFDEFRYFVPGDTMPVIRVRGVDVALAICEDLWQDGGRVPAARSAHAGLLLSVNASPYERDKDDTRLELVRKRAEEAGCTTAYLAMTGGQDELVFDGDSIVVGADGEVIARAPQFEETCLLLDLDLPAADPDAPTGVVDDGLRIDRVILSPDPVPSYEPEHPGGCAERLDDDAEMYGALVTGLRAYVTKNGFRSVLIGLSGGIDSALVAAIACDAVGAENVYGISMPSKYSSEHSRSDAAELARRTGLNFRTVSIEPMFDAYMGALDLSGLAEENLQSRLRGTLLMAVSNQEGQLVLAPGNKSELAVGYSTLYGDSVGAYGPIKDVYKSSVFRLAHYRNRAAEERGETPPIPENSISKPPSAELRPGQVDTDSLPDYPVLDAVLDRYVDHDQGADAIVAAGFAPDLVVRILRMVDTAEYKRRQYPPGTKISPKGFGKDRRLPITNGWRERA